ATCAACATGTCAAGTGGGAACAGTTTTCATGGCGTCGTCTTCAGAGTGGACTGAAGGTCGTTTGTTGAACTCTGTTATCGAAGTTCCAGCAACAAagacaaacgtgtgtgtgtgtgtgtgtgtgtgtgtgtgtgtgtgtgtgtgtgtgtgtgtgtgtgtgtgtgtgtgtgtgtgtgtgtgtgtgtgtgtgtgtgtgtgtgtgtgtgtgtcagctgattAACACTTGACTTTATTAACATAAAATCATTTGTGGTGTCGTATTTATAAGTGAATGATGGACGGCTTAAATgctatttaatttattcatctttttttatttttaaccaatcatttcattcgttcatttcatgtttatcaAAGCACTTGATCAttacaacaaaatgttttgtagcATCTGATTGTTACCACGACAATAAATTGGTCAAATCTTTCAATGCATGCGTCATTCATTCAtcgttcattcattcatgttgcACTGCTGatcatcaaaatataaatactatttTCATTTCACAGGGTGAGAAATTAATAAAGGTGAAGACAAAATATAACCAAatatttcttttcattattaagTTCGAGgatatattacactttattctCCTGTTTGGTGTTTTGACCTTTAAGACTTCTGTGACGCTGGTTTCCTGGTTTTCCAGCAGCATCATGTGAATCCTGCGACTTTAACTCTCATACTTCACAGTCCAACGTGTTTCTTGTGTCTCAGCACATTGTGTTGTGCAGAGTGGGGAGTTATTACAAAACGGATGATTGTAACACTGTAATGCACAAGGCATCCTCCGTGCAGCCCACGAGTGTTGAACAGTTTTGACTGTCTGGACTCACCCTGTCGTCTCTGTGCAGCGCGAGCTGTTCGACATGGAGCCGTGGGAGAGACCTCGAGAGGAGTTCAGGCTCCACAAGAAACTGGGAGAGGGGCACTTCGGAGAGGTGTGGGAGGCTCTGTGGACCACGGAGAACAAGAAGGTGGCCATAAAGACGCTGAAACAAGGTACGAAGGCATGTTGGACTGATCCCGGGGGAAGGGAATGTTAAATGCAAATTCTCCCTCATGAAACGATTGCAAAGCAGATTGCTTATGAACATTTTGAAACCAGCTTTGCTTACATGTTTGCTCTCCTGCAGTCTTCTGTGCATCTTGTTGGTGCATTGCTTCTTTTCCTGATGCATTACACCACCTGTAGATCAGTGGAGTGTGAAATAAGTGTGGCAGGAATGTGCATCGTGTCATCGCAGTGCACAAGATACAGTAGAAACCAAAGCGGGGACCCACAGGACGCCTTAGATGACGAGCATTAAAGAGTAGCTTAACGTctcttgtgtttgtgctgacctttacacacattacacatgctGACACACCCAGCCTCAACCAGATACTGAGAGAGATGAAAGGCTTGTCCTTCTTTCACTCCTTAATATCTCGTCTGACTTCATTATCTTTTCTAAAGAGGTGCCCTCCATTGTACCAGAGAGGGAAGTGATACGCCAGCTTTTAATCCTGGAGCTGAGGTTTACTCTCCAAGGCTGTGAGCAGACTGAACAACACGGTCTATAAACCAAACTACAAAGTCCAGTTTGAGTCTCATCACGGCTGAAATACCTCGGGTAGATTATATTGATAGGATTTTACAACAGTGGATTAAGGTTTCATGGCAGTATATGATGTACAGTATCTTACCTGCGATATATGgcaggaggaaggaagagagcgagaggtGGAGGTTATTAAAAGAGGGATTGTCAAAATAAAGCTGCTTCAAAAAGTGTTTGCAAGAATTAATAGAGAGGACGTGGGaggtcaaagtgtgtgtgtgtgtgtgtgtgtgtgtgtgtgtgagagaaaagaagacGTGGTAAAGAGTTCACCAATaattctgcttctcctcctccagaggACACGAAGCAGGACGAGTTTGTGAAGGAGGTCCAGGCGCTGAAGAGCCTCCATCACCCGAAGCTGATCCAGCTGTTGGCCATGTGCTCCAGAGGAGAGCCGGTCTACATCGTGACCGAACTCATGAGCAAAGGAAGCCTCAAGTCCTACCTCGCCTGTGAgtcgcacgcacgcacgcacgcacgcacacacacacacacacacacacacctgagcctGGATCTGACGGTGACTCCGTTTATCGATAAGTTTGACTTGGTTTATTTCCGGTTTCTAAACTATTGAGAATCCCTTACCTCAGACGTTTCTTCTTGGAAAACCCTCTGAAGGAGTATTTAGGCCAAGTGACTAGTTaaatatccccccccccccccccccctttaaagCCGAAGCAAATGGATTTATAATCTGTGTTCTGGCAGCTCCGCTCGGCACTAAAATATTGTTCTGACGTTTTACAAAAGGCTTTAATCACAGAGCGTCTCAGTGAGCAAAGTGTGAAGGGTTTGACTCGGATATCACTCAGTAACGCGTGCTTACCTCCCCGACGCCCCTCGTGCAACAAAAGGGCGAAGAAATATTTCATTCAGGCTCTGGTTAGGAAGTAGTGCAGTGTGTTTACACGCTACTCTGCAGTCAAACCCTCAGTTCACATGCAGGTCGTCAGAAATCATATTTCCATCACTGCCATCATTATCATCGTGCGTGTAAACAACGATGAACAGTTGCACATCACGTCCTTGGCAAACTCGCTTAGTGCTGCAGCTGTAGGAGCAGAACAAAGTGCTGTGTTCCTCTATTTGCTTCTCTGCACAGCAATAAAGATTCAGCCTTATGAGTTATTAAGAGTTATTATGAGTCATTGAGTCTTGAAGCATGAGGTTTACACAGGAGGAAGATGTGGCGCTCATTCACTGCACAGTTTCTTACATCTCGCTCTTATACGCATCACATCTGATGTGTAAGTTAATATAACAACACAAAAGAATAATCCTCATGAACACTTGATTCTAGgatatgtgtgttttctggctGCTTTGTGTTAACGCAACATTAAAGAGCAATTTAATCTTAACCCTCGAACGCAGACTACTGTTGGTGAACATGACGTCGCCTTGTTGTGACGTCGTGACGGCAGAATAAGTTGAAGACTTCTGGAAAATGTCAACGATTGTTGCAATAAACTGGAGCCACGATCAATACATGATATCATTGAGGAGATtgtacatatcatttaataaataacaaaagaggaaaagatgttttgtaggaaagtgtttttaagagtgtgtgtgtgtgtgtgtgtgtgtgtgtgtgtgtgcacagctgcTGAAGGCCAGGTGCTGACATCAGCTCATCTGATCTTCATGGGCAGTCAGATTGCAGAGGGCTATGGCGTACCTGGAGGACAGAAACATCGTCCACAGGGACCTGGCTGCCAGAAACGTCCTGGTGGCAGACGATCTGGTCTGCAAGGTGGCCGACTTTGGACTGGCTCGGATTATAAAGGTAAGCAGTGCGTGTGAGAGACGCAGCATGAACACACAGTAGGAAAGAAAGCGGTTATTTCTGTTGTCTCTTGTTGTTTTAGAATAAACACAAATCCTTTATCcgtgttgtttttaaatatgtatggtGTGCTCCTGTATAAACtcatgtatacttaatgtacaGCTCCTTCCATCTGTCCAGTATAATGAAACGGCATCTGCATAATTGACTTTGTGTGTgggtaataataacaaaatgttttattcatactgAGCCTCCAAGACATGGGAGTACTTTAAATCAGCTAAGACACACAGGACGCACTGCATCTGTTCACAATAACATCTTTTGTGTCATTTCCATATGAACATGAAGATGGAGCTTAATTAGCTTGATTATTTATCGACTACGGCGAGCAGCCCGGCTAGTGTCTGAAGCAAGAAGCAACCGTAAGAATCTCAAAGAACTAGAAACCCCAATCTCAGATTTATTAGAA
The sequence above is drawn from the Cottoperca gobio unplaced genomic scaffold, fCotGob3.1 fCotGob3_124arrow_ctg1, whole genome shotgun sequence genome and encodes:
- the srms gene encoding LOW QUALITY PROTEIN: tyrosine-protein kinase Srms (The sequence of the model RefSeq protein was modified relative to this genomic sequence to represent the inferred CDS: deleted 1 base in 1 codon) produces the protein VLLEEPCAQQRELFDMEPWERPREEFRLHKKLGEGHFGEVWEALWTTENKKVAIKTLKQEDTKQDEFVKEVQALKSLHHPKLIQLLAMCSRGEPVYIVTELMSKGSLKSYLASAEGQVLTSAHLIFMGSQIAEGMAYLEDRNIVHRDLAARNVLVADDLVCKVADFGLARIIKDSVYTASRNTKIPVRWTAPEAAIYQRFSVKSDVWSFGVLLYEMMSRGKMPYDGKNNKEVLALLSSGFRLPCPTRCPQNIYRIMMDCWTAEPSKRPSFHALHSQLDSIYARIYFKTIEV